In Zingiber officinale cultivar Zhangliang chromosome 3B, Zo_v1.1, whole genome shotgun sequence, a single window of DNA contains:
- the LOC122055670 gene encoding probable diphthine methyl ester synthase, whose translation MLYIIGLGLGDERDITLRGLEAVRSCDKVYVEAYTSLLSFGLASDGLSRMEKLYGKDIVVADREMVEEHADAILREASDSNVAFLVVGDPFGATTHTDLVVRAKKIGLEVRVIHNASVMNAIGICGLQLYRYGETVSIPFFTDTWRPDSFYPKIHRNRQLGLHTLCLLDIRVKEPSFESLCRGKKCYEPPRYMQIHTAINQLLEIEESNGKSAYDAETWCVGIARLGYEDQKIVAGSMKDLLDVDFGLPLHCLVIVGETHPVEEEMLDFYSIKSING comes from the exons ATGTTGTATATTATTGGATTAGGCCTGGGTGATGAGAGGGACATCACCCTCAGAGGTCTTGAGGCTGTCCGCAGCTGTGACAAGGTCTATGTTGAAGCCTATACCTCCCTCCTCTCCTTTGGTCTTGCTTCTGATGGTCTCTCCAGAATG GAGAAACTGTATGGGAAGGACATTGTAGTTGCTGATCGAGAGATGGTTGAAGAGCATGCAGATGCTATTCTCCGTGAAGCTTCTGATTCCAATGTTGCTTTCTTGGTCGTTGGAGATCCTTTTGG TGCAACCACCCATACAGACCTGGTTGTTCGAGCCAAAAAAATAGGGCTGGAAGTCAGAGTCATACACAATGCTTCAGTTATGAATGCCATAGGAATTTGTGGTTTGCAACTTTACCGCTATGGTGAGACGGTGTCAATACCTTTCTTTACTGATACATGGAGACCTGATAGTTTCTACCCGAAGATCCATCGAAACCGACAACTTGGCTTGCACACTCTCTGCTTGTTAG ATATACGGGTGAAGGAACCATCTTTCGAGTCATTGTGCAG AGGAAAGAAGTGTTATGAACCACCAAGATATATGCAAATCCACACTGCTATTAATCAATTATTGGAGATTGAAGAATCAAATGGAAAATCTG CTTATGATGCAGAAACATGGTGTGTAGGAATTGCTCGCCTCGGATATGAGGATCAGAAGATAGTTGCTGGATCAATGAAAGATTTACTTGATGTAGATTTTGGTCTGCCTCTTCATTGCCTTGTAATAGTAGGCGAGACACACCCTGTGGAAGAGGAGATGTTAGACTTTTATTCAATCAAGTCAATAAATGGATAA